Genomic segment of Thunnus thynnus unplaced genomic scaffold, fThuThy2.1 SCAFFOLD_97, whole genome shotgun sequence:
ccattcctcctcttgttcttcttcttcttcctcttcttcttcttcctcttcttcttcctcttcttcttcttcttccccttcttcctcttcttcttcctcttcttcttcctcttcttcttcttctttttcttcttcttcttcttcttcttcttcttcttcttcttcttcttcttcctcctcttcttcttcttcttcttcttctgtgttccctgtattttgacttttgattGAGTTTAATTAGTCTGACCAGCAGCTGATTTCTGGTCGGCATGTTACTTGTCCGCCAGTTATCGGTTGaatttctatgtaaaataatttaaagtccCATTCCACTTCTTCTTGTTCCATCagctggatgttgttctctctctgtgcagagtttgttttaccttcatctgctgaaagtttctgagctcattgaaaatccaattttaaggggcggggcctacgagcaggatgtgtgacatcacaaatagtttggagcgGTTCAGTATTCAACTGAcacagtgtgatgtggaaacttgaagcctccagtgaacaaacactgagatgaactttacagtgaaggaggaaacatctggtgtccagcaggaaaactttaaaaaccaacaaaatgtacagattcacagattctgcattttaatgaagaagaagaagaagaagaagaagaagaagaagaagaagaagaagaagaagaagaagatgtaatTTGAAAGAATTGAAAGTATTTTATCCTCAAACATTTCTCTTTAATAATACTGGAGATTACAGAACAAAAGGTTCCagttcattttaatatattcaaCTCTATCATACAGAACACCATTAAATCAATGTTAGTGATTGAGTCGCTACATGTTTGAATAGATTGattgaacattttattaaacTGGGATCAGATCTAACAGGATGTAATtatttctgtgacttcctgtaGACCTGAGGAACATTCAGTCTGAGAACAGTGAGCTCTGCTTTGCTACAGTTTCTGGGTTGAACAACATGTTTCCTCAAAAAGGTGTGAAACAGGCTTTGAGGTACATTTTCTAGTGTGTCAGAGGTGTTGCCCAATCAGCAACGACATGTGTATAAACCCCCTGTATTAAAAAAGCAACTTGGTAACACAACAGGGTGTTCAACGCACCATTGCttcctttaaataaatgttttcctgtgttttgtcgGGCTGAACGCGCTCATAGTGATGCTGCTGGAAactgtctgcagctctttgtcacttcctgctgctgctgtcacatgATCTCGTCCACGTTCCAGGTGAGGTGCAGTTCATCTCAAACGAGCCAATGGCAACAGGAGCTGATAGCAGGGACAGGTGAGCTCCCctctgctgattggctgagaagctgcagagaatgtaaatgtaaagaatGCTGCTCTACCTGTTAACTCAAACAGCTTCTCCACACAAACAGGTAAGAACAACGACATGACTCAGAAAATCACAGATACAACTTTAACTACAATGTAAATAATACAAGTTGTTAATAAATAGTTATTATCTACTTCTATCAGATCAACACTGAGACTGAGTCCGATTCACAGAACTTATTACTTCAAGTACTAATGTGGAAAAGCTCAACTTTTAGCTGAAGGAAGTAAAATCACTGAAGAGCTGAGAGCAGCTGACCAtctgcttttttctttaatgTCTTCTCAGAATCTTGCTGGTTAAAGTTTCGTTGGACGGCAGCAAACTGTAAAACTTGTTCAACAGGCTCGAAAAGAAATTCAAGGATTCAGTTTGAGCTTCCTCACAGAAAATGTCCTCGGATGTACAAACAAGAAGAGGGAGCATGGATTATCCACCTAAGTTTTCTGATTTAATGAAGGACCTTTCCCAACATGCAGCTTCATTTATCAAACTGTATAACATCAGGGAACCCAGGATGAGGCAGACTGTAGATGAGCTTCAGAAGATCACTGCTGAAGTCAAAAAGATGCATGAGAATTCAGAGGAGGGCAGATTTGCAGGAGTTGTTGGCTTTGCTGGATTGGCGATACTTGCAGCTCTGTTTACTGCAGGCTGGAGTTTAGTAATAACTGCTGGAGAAGCTGTTGTACTAATACTTtattttgcagcagcagcagcagcagcttgttttattgctgcagctgcttctgtttGGTTAAATGTAAACCAACCATCAGAAGAAAGTGTAAAGAAAGTAGAGACGTTGTTGGATGAGCTGCTGCAGGTTGTTGTATCTCTGCAGAGTGAGCTGGAGGAAATAAAGAAAGTGAGTGAagctctgcagagagaagcagctgCATCTGATGCAGAACATATTATCAGACTGGAAACACACTCAGAGAAACTGCTGGATGTTATCGCTCACATTAAAACCTCAGTGAGTGCAGACTGTGTTACAGACGCAGCTGATCAGTGTCAGAAGGTTGTTGATGGGTTTGAAAACATGAAGACACAACTGGAAGATTTCAGAGAAAAGCACTGAGAACATACAAACTGACCCACAGTGCAACTgaatgaagaagaaatgagtCAGTTATAAAGTCCTTGTTCACTCTGCAGCATCAAGATTCTGTTTAATATCTTCAGCTCTCAGTTACatttatgataataatgaagagaaacacatggactcatgttttatatgtgaaaTCTGATATTTGACTCATAAAGTTGATGTGTTTATTGTGATGATGTGTGTCTGGATTCAGTGTGACGTGATGATCTAGAAAGACTTCTGCTGGATTTACACATTAACGTCACGTCTGCTGCTGATCTAAACCAAGAATCTGATCGACTCATTAACACTTATCAAACCCACATTCGTCTCAACTACAAGGACTCATGATGGTTATCCTGATATTGTTTCATTATGTAGGTTGTTTGTTTAGTCCATAGTggctgaaaatgattttttggaGAATCGTTTGCTTGTATAATCtgtataaatgtttgtataatTGAGTTTTTGGTTGTTAGACTGACGCCTCTGACTACAGTCGCTGCAGCTGTTGGTAATCAGATGATTGATGATCTGTACTTCACACCTCTtctgaacaaacacacatttatcaaCCTTGAGAGATTTCACCTCtcactgttgtatttttgtattcatCACGTTAGTATAACTGtatgattaaaaaacaatattttttaatgttttatattgaaCTTGATTCCAGATGTTAGTGTATGTAAAGAAAAGATTAATAAAAGCAGATATGTGGTGAAGTTAATCTGTGATAACTTTGGTTATTCTTCTTACTAAATTATATCTTTGTACTATAAAATAGAACAAagtgaagaagagagaaggCAAAGTTGTAACTGATAGAACTGCAGATTAATATCTATAAGTGCTGCATGGAAAATGAATGATCTACACAGTGATGAGTCCAGGAGGAAGGTTGAAGTGGACTCTTCTAAGCTCTAATGTAGAGTCTAGTTTGACTTTATGTGAGTGTAGATTGAACTGTCGTCATCTGTCTGTACATcacacacatcagtgagtcCTAACATAAAGTCCTGAATATGTTTCTGTGTTGAAAGCTGTTGAAATGTGAGTCAGTCAGATAAAGTTCAGCTCACTGCAGGTgaactgtttcatttttattatttgatagacacaataaaacagtttttttatatttagcaAACATCTCTGGAATAAAATACAGTCAATGtgaagttttaaatgtttatttctcaaacacatctgcagtaaaaacatggaactaTTAACAGTttacagagaagaaagaagcaAGATCTGTGAAATCAAAGCAGAAATCTTTTGGTTCtgagtttgtaaatgttaatgagtaataaaaagactgtaacgttgaaagatatctacttgatttgactcatttggacgctgaagcttcatattagcttcagataaactttaaatacatttttgtcctccatcacttccattgtaaggtcattatgaagggatcttctaatggtcagtatgaacaggaggaatgattacagcaagaaaaacagctttaatgttcatttgatgactgactgttggtttatgACTCACTGGAAACATGGTGAACTCGTCCTGAATCCTCCAAGTCTGTCACCACTATGACAAACTGTAACCTTTCATTTCCTAATTGAATTGGTTGAAACCTTGAACTGAACAACGTGGAGCTGAAAATAAAGCTGAGAGATAAAGACTTACATTTATTCTATATGAGCCCCTTAATGGAGttaaataacataatgataTCTGTACAAACATTTTGGTTTATTGCTATAATATAAATCTGGAACAATGTGTACTTTCACTGTGTGTGAAGCATTAATGCTTTTTATAATCAGCCTGCTGAATATGTGTCTAATATTAACCCGTGTGGCATCCTGAGCTCTGCAAACAGACATTAAGATGACATTTATTGTTTAATCTCTGATCAACTCAGATTCCAGATCGACCTCTGCTGTGATGCAGACGACCCTCGTTTCCATGACGACACTGATGGAGCTGTTGTCGTGTGCAACTCAAAGACTGCTGGTCGCTGGGGTGATGAAAGAAGGGAAATACACCACAACACGGGGCCGCAGACGTCGAGGTGAAGAGATGTGACTACAAGAAGTGAAGATGTGTGAACTTTGTGAAAGTGATGTAGAAGATTTggctacattttaaaaacttcaaGGGTCCGTTTGCCCAAAATCACAGAGAATATATTTCCTTTCTTCCCTCCAGACAAGCTGATAGTTTGAGTTTAGTTTGGAGATGTTTTGAGATAAATGTGTCAGAGGTTTGTTACTAAAGTAGAAAGACTTTTACTTTATAagcatcttttctgttttagatTGTGTTGAAGCTGGATGGAGACGTGTTTGAAGTTTAGCTTCCTGATGGACAGGAAGTCCAGTTCCTGAACCGTGTTGACATGGACGTCATCAGATACATCAGAATCACAGGAGACCTCAAACATCTGCTGAGACTCATCTGCTCTCACACAGGCTGTGTTCATCAGTTTGGTTAAAGACTGTCAGTTATTGTCAGAAACATGAATCATAAAGAGATGTAGATGTTCAGACTGAAGTATTTCCTGCTGtgcaacacaaaataaaatgtttaaattcaaatgatcttcttttgttgtttttgaagcTTAATCCTGATTTAAAGACCAGCTCATTTTGATCCAACGTAAATATTAAAATGGTGATTAAAATAGTGCAGATTTTAACAATAGTTAGTGAAAACAATAGTGATGACAATATGAGGTCACATTTATGTCTCTGATAAATATAAACTGATTtactttaaaatagtttttgctgaaagtgaataaaatatttctatCTGATGCAGAGaagttcagtttcagttcttaaaaagaaattattcaatttaatcactaaatagtgaataaattaaagaaaattaaataacaacCTGGATGTGGAAGCTTTGAGTGTTTCTCCAACAGCAGaaggctgtttgtgtttgtgctgaacaaaagtttgACTGAAGCAGATCTCTTTATATAATTATGTTCTCAGTATAATAATTGTCTAATATTAATTGTATTTGAGCAGCGCAGTGATCAGTCTGACCCATCAGAGGAGGGAAGAGAACAGCTGGACAATCACATCTTATATCACAGCTACCTGTCATACTGTTAGTAGATAAACGCTTGAAAACAACTCAAACTTCCTTTATTCTACAACACaccaaatgtttatttaataatatgatATTCATGCAGTTAAAGGTGATACTTCATGTTGTCAGATTTGTTGCTGGTTTTTGAGATGTGCAGCATCACatgatacaataaaaaacacctgaatgtggaaaaatacacaaaagcaTAAACAGTCTGTGGTCTATAGCAGGTGTTTAATGAGTTAATACAGACTTTCATTTCAGAAACATTAATCTGGTCCTTCAGCAGATATGAAGAATTAGTTTTTATTATGAATCATTATGCTTGTTGATaacatacttttatttttgttctgtcGCTGAATGATCAatttaataaatgatgaaatctttagaaatgttaaaataattgaCACAGTTTACATAAACTCTGGATGTTCAAAGAGctaaaacagagcagaagtTCActgaaaactataaaaacattaatatacatataataaCAGAATGGttgaaaacagataaacattACACAACTGAACATGTCAAATACTTAACAAACATATATCATCttcattaattattcattaattatgtTTGATAATACTTGATAATGACTcaacttaaatgtttttatgttgtaagTTTCTGCAGATTTctttgacatgattttttttgacatttttgattatTAAACAGATCAAAATAGTTTCTTACAACATGCGTCTCATCAAACATCACAAATCTGAACTTTAAACTTCATGTGTtctgatttaattaaaatatccTTTGACTCATCTTATACAACACAAAGTAGATACATCAATCCTCTttctttgaaaaacaaataaacaaacaaacaaacaaacaacatattctgttctgcttttatatttatattttaaactatCAGCATTTCCAGACTAACTGACTTTGTAGATgataaattaatgttaattaatgttaagtttttatgaaacacaaaatccttcaaatagtttttgttgttttgttttacgtGTTGATTTCAATCAGATGTTTGTTCAGCAGTCAGAAAGCTTCCTGTTTGTATTagttcactgactgttcacATTTATTACTCACATATAAATTCACCTGTCAATCATAACATCAACATAAACCTGAAAACACTGTTTTGTAGCACTTTGGTTGATCAAACAGAACAGTATCATATTTTCAGCAGAGTtgtagttgtgttgtgttgactcactcacacatttCATCCAGACTTTTAATGGCTTCTTCTTTAGAGTATTTTCTCCACTCGCTGGGAATTTCACCTCTGTCCTGGAATTTTAACGTGTAGTGGTCTTCCAGCTGCTCCTGAAATCGACACACAAACCATTTCCAGTATGGCAGCTTAGACTCATCAGGGGTAATTCTCCAGTTAGCATATTCTGGACCAGCAGTTCGGTAAAGTTTATAGGGAATGGACTCTTCTGAGTCATGACGACGGTAAAAACATCCATCACTTGCAACGTTTGTTGTGCAGAAATCAATACTCATCTCCACTGTGTTTCTGTAGTGCTCACCAATGATTGCACCTGGTCGATGAAATGGTGTGCTGTGATCATCAGGACTGTGATCTTCCAGGGTGTTGGTACAAACAGCTGCACAGAACGGACACGTTACCCAACAGCAGTTACACAGCTGATCAATGAGGATTTGATCTGGCTTCAGTCTGAATTCCTTCATCTTATCCAATGAGAGGCTGCTCAGCTCTTCAATGATGGATGCAAGTCCTTTCTCTATCGCGTCTTTAAGaaagtcaaaatgttttatgtcacTGAAATTTTGAGAACTAATCCTGTCGAATGTTAGCTCATCTTCTAGCAAACTGGAAAATTCCTTCAGCCACATGTCAATGTCTCCTCTCTGAGTTTTGACTTTCTCTGTTGCAGTGAACAAAGCTCGACTCACAAGTTTATTGATGTCTTCAACATTTTTCTTGAGTATCTTCAGTGctttatctttgtgttttgtgaagaTGTATTTCTCTACTTCCTCTTTTATAAAACTCTCCGTTTGGTCTCTTGGGTGATAAATGTAGTTGATGAGACCATCAAAGTCTTCTTTCTCTGCCAGTGACTTCAACACATGTTTCTCCAAGTCCAGCCTGTTCCCATTGAATGCTGGGAAACGGCACTTCATCTCTACAGCGAGATCAATGGTGGTCTTGTTACAAACAGCTTCAACAGTAGAAACCTTCAGTTTTTCACAGATCAGTTCTCCAAGAACAACAGCAGAAGAGTTTCCTTTGAAGAAGCTTTTGAAAATGTAgtaatgttgtattttcttgCTTTCTACATAAGTGAGTGCATCATTGTTCTTCTTGAATGTCTTGTGGGACTCTGAAATCCAACTTCCTGTCTtgtcaaacacatacagtaagagATCGACTGTAAACTCCTTCTTAAGAACATATTTCCTCTTTGATTCAAACTTTGTCACTTTCTCTTTGACATTCTTGGCCACTTCCTGCAGGTAAGTGAGACTGTAGCCTCTTGTAGCTACAGGTTTGCTCTTAATTAAACTAAGGGACTGTTGTTCAACATCTTCAATGAAGGATCTGATCAGGTTTTGTTCTTCATACTGAAGGGACATCCTTAAGTAATGTAGCACTGTTTTAGCTGCTTGAGATACCAGATCACGGCTCTTCTTTGGGGTCACATAATGAAGATAATCTCCAATCTCTGATATCTTTTTGTATCTGCCGCAGGTTTTGGATTCATGTATAAGACTCCATTCAATACCAAGTTCTTGCAGGATAGTAGACTGGTCCTCTTCCAACTTGATGTCCTCAATAGGTTTTATGTCTCCAGTTAACTCAGTAACCCAGCTGCTCCAAACACTGTTGAACTGCTTTTCCAGTTCCTTTTCATCTCTGGTCTTGTCTTTTAACTGATGAGCGAGTTCTTTGCTCTTTTGTAGCAGCTTGTTCTCAAACTCTGTTTTCTTGTCATCCATCTTTTTACAAGCCTTCTTCTGCTGGATGACGTCCAGTTTTCTTTTAACTTCTCTCACCTGATCATCATGAAACTCTTTGATTTTGATTTCAAATCGTCTTCGCCACTGAGCCaacatttctttgtctctgtcatcATCAAAGAACGTTTTCATCCCTTTTTTGATTTCTTCATATGTTTTGCTCATTTCTTTATGAAGATAACTGATCTCAACCTTGTCAAGTTTTCCATATTCAATTCTGGTATGAAGCTGGTTCTCAATCATCAACATGTTGCTCCTCAGGGTCCAGGTCCAGTTCCCATACTGGACTTCAAGTTTTCTGTACACTGAAATTTCCTGTGTGTTTCTGAAGCTGAACACAAAGTGTTCATTCATCAGGGCATTCCACAGGTCCTTTATGTTGCTTTTGAACTGTGAGAGAGTCGTCTCAGCAGACTGTGATGCTTTTGAGAGGATGAAGTTCTTCAGTTCTTGGACGCTTTCACTATAACCTGGATTTGGAGGAGCCATGGGTGGACTTCCCTCCCACAGTTGGGCAAAGTATTTCACATCTTCCTTCACATCAAATGAGATAACGTCACTGAAGCAGTCAGCATCACAATCCTCCTCTTTAGCAGCCAGTTTGGCCATCTGGTCCAGTTTTTCTTGCAGTCGTCTCTTTCCATCCatgtttttctctgcagctgaaATATCTGCAACATTCTggtgaacaaacacacaacttgGAGAAAGTTTAACTTTCTTCATCCTCATGAAAGCCTGAACAACAATCTGCAGGATATCTGACATATCAGCTGGATTCTCTCCATAGATGTTGATCAATGTCATGTTTCCCAGACCAACCACAAATGTTGCCAGTTCATTGTCGTGGTGAACAGTGGTGTTACCTGCCAACTCAAGAGCACGCAGTCCTTCAGTGTCCACCACTAGAACGTAGTCAAACTGAAAGtctttcttcatctcctctgacACTTTGACCAGCTGCATGAAGGCACCCCTGGTGCACCTGCCAGCACCAACTGCAAACTGTAACCCAAACATGGCATTCAGCATGGTTGATTTTCCACTGCTTTGTACACCCagaactgacaaaacaaaaactctctGATCTCCCAGTTTCATGATGACTTCATCTAACAGACTAGAGATCCATGTTAAAGGCACATGACCTGCATCACCATCCATCAGCTCCATTGGATGTCCTGATATCATCAGCTCTGCAGCCAGCTCAGGATATTTACACCAGTCAGTCTTTCTTTGGTTCTGCAGAGATTTATGGGCTTCATAGATCTGTCCAATTTCTCTGAAGATGTGCTCTAAGCAAAAAGTAGCTGACTGTAGTTCTGCTGATATTTCCTCAAGCTGAGTTTGCTTCTTTGTTAGCTGATCAGATTTGTCATGTTTCTTCATCAAATCCAAGATTTCAGACCACTTTTCATCATACTTCTGGATAATTGAAGACAGATCATCTGTGGAGAGAGCATCTAGCAAGATCTGAATCCATTTCAGgaaatattttctctcctctgatgGCAGAGACGAGAGGCTTCCAATGAACAACTTGATCAGGTCACTACGGGAAGCAGCACATTGTTCTCGACGTATTCCCTCCAGTTCCtgttgtattttacatttcttcttctcaATGTTCCCTTTGAGGCGATACTGTTCCTTGTTTATTTTGCACCAGTCGTGCCACAGTTTGCCTTGACAAGGCAGAAATTCATCTTTGATCTTTAAAACATCCATCCCTTTAAGTAAATTCACTATTTTCATTGCAgcagattttccttttttgcagACTGTGTCATCTTCATCCACTCTGATTCCAGAGACCTCAGCCATGGTTTCTAGCTGGAAGGATGAATGTGGTCCAGACAAAATGTTTCCAATGATTCCTTTCAGTTCTTCAGAAACATCTGAGCAGCTTCTGTCTTTCAGACCCATTTTGTATTTTCCCTCTTTGATCTTAACTGCACCACAGTCATTATCAACAATGAGACAAATGAGAGGTTTTGAAGACTTGAGAAGGTCTGAGATAACTGTAGTACTTCTGTCACCTCTCTCCAGAGTTGGTAACAGAACAACATTGACTGAAGATTTTTCCATCAGTATTTCACGCTGTTTCTCAATCACCAGAGCATCACCATGAAGATTACAGAAGGCAATGCAGTCAGTGAAGGCATCATTGGGTTTTCCAGCTGGGCAGTACCATGCTATCTCTGCCACACCGTCCATCAGATGGCGAGATTTGGTGCTTACTGGGCAGTTTCTGTGGAAGAAGGTGCTGTGACAGTCGTTGATCAAAGTGTTCATCAGCTGAGATTTAGACACTGATAGTGAACCAAGACGCAAAAATGACACCATGGGCGTCTCAGCTTTGCAGATGGGCATACTCTTCCTGGTGACAACGTTGGAATCACCTTTGGTTTGAGTTATCTTCCAGCTTTTTGCTATTTGTCTGAATGTCCACAGAGGACACTCGATATCCATTGTGACGGGGTCGGGAACAAGCAAAGGTAAGGCGTACTGACACTGTGAGAGCTTTGTAATCATGATCTGCTTAAGGAAGCTGTCTGAGCAGTGAAATACTGACATTTGAACATCCATTGGATGCACATGAaactgttttgtctgatcataGTCAACACTGGTGCTAAAAAGAGCATCGAAATCATCGAAATCATCTAAATCATCAAGCACCGGATCACGTGTCACCTCAGGACTGTCTTGTCTTACAGGAATGTATCTGGCTCTGTAGTCTAACATCATCAGCTTCTGAAGAAACGTGTGAGCTAGATCTTTCTCAGATGtgtcatgatgatgttttacagGTGGAACTATTTTAAGAAAGTCAGCTGGTGTTAACTTCTGTTCATATTTGTCTAGAAGGTGAAGTCTGCTGAgcagtgtttctgtttctgtttgttgcttCTTCCTGTTTCCCTCTTCAGAAATGTTCACTGACTGCTGtaaataacagataaaaaacattactgtatgtaaaaacatattaatataatcatatagatataaaataaatagtcCTTAAGATCTTGTGAATTATATTTTGAGCTTCTTACCTTCTCCTTGTTTCCGTCCATATCGGTACCTATAATACAATAGAGAGCTGCATTATTAGAGGAACACAGCAAAGTGTTGTGTTGTCGTCATTCTTCTCTGAGTGTTCAGCAGAACCAGCTTTATTCACTGGATCACACTGACAAAATGTGAATAATGTGATTTCATCCACATGGTTAAAGCATTTGAGATGACGAATGTCTTATTCAGTGGTAACTGAGCTGCAAGATAAATGTACGACAATAATAATCCACAACCCACAGTGATGATCCACTGATTAAACACTGAAACTTTTTACTCAGAATAACACAACAGCAaaggtaaaaaacaaacaaacgttgGATTTGTAACCATCCAcagtttgttgtatttgttaattttctgagttaatttcattttaatgctgcaggtgattttaatgtttgaaGCTACACAACATTACCTCCATCATCACcaacatgacaataaaaatagataatCTGTCAGTGTGATCCACAACGAACCATACCAAAAACCTTTGCTGCTTTGTTGACATTAGTGCTAATATACTCTTGTGGTGGAAAATTCATTAAGCAATGtagttgttttttaattatgtgtTGAAAGtttatgatgtgatgtgatacatctaaacacacatacattcttTAATTACATGTATATTCATGTATTCTTAGTGTACTAGGAATGTGTTGATTTATGGATTGCTTTATTTCATGTCCTTTCAGTCTATATAGTctcttttaagtaaaaatagaaGGGGAATTTGATCCTCTCTAGGGGCAGAAAGCTCCTTCACCAGACAAAATCAATAAACCTGTGAGCTAatctttaatattattatagcTAGTGATATTTTAGGGGAGTTTCTGAGATAAATAAGAAAAGACTGATGAGATTTATGAAAAAGCATCAGGAGACGTGTTCATCTCTAAAGTTTAAATGACACTGTATTGCCTGACAATGTCAGTTGCCACTTTGATAATTCAATAAAAACCTTCTACTTTTCTGACAACTTTGCCCCtcaacagtttttgttttccaaaagtTCATTTATTTGTCACCACACTCTCACATAGTAATTAAAATACTTCACAAACttaatcattttattgtctGTGGGAACAGCATTAAATGACCTTATAAGTACCTGTGTAAGTTCTCCAGAATCTGTCTCTGTGGAAGTCAAAGGCTACGATTAGAAATCACCAGACCGTCTAATttcaaaggttttaaaaaaaaaaatcacctattagttatttaatttaagttaaatattttttgacctgTAGCAGGTCGGGTACAGTAGATGGCACCGATCTCTGGGACTTTGTGAAGCTACataacatataaatacacagtCTCTCTCCCCTACACACTTACTCAccccccaacaaacacacactctcttcaCTActatacaatatttatatttttatcagaAGTATTGATCATCCATCACTTATGTGCAATATAATCTACGTTTGTATGCCTGTATTTTAGTTCATCTCTCTCAtatgtttctcttctctccccatttttaaaataattgtaaatattttattttatacccTAATTGTAGCTACAGCTCAAAGAAGCCAAATTTGCCTTCAGTGTTTCCATCTGCTGTGTTGaatgtgacaataaaagctCTTGAATATTGAGTCTCTTGTTTTCTGCCTTTCCAGTGACCCAGGAGTCACATAAAGGATTccacatgtgtgttttgttgtctggTCTGCAGGATGGAGTCATGACTGGACTTGaacaagagaagaaaataaatcactgaTAAACCTACAGTGCTGAATCCACAaggcag
This window contains:
- the LOC137178775 gene encoding interferon-induced very large GTPase 1-like isoform X3, which gives rise to MADREELLKTLKELGDEEFKKFKRHLQQLNIPGGSSVIPKSDLEKADRSDAVDKIVETYNQQSVEVVRKILKKINRNDLVEKLSNTNTGGTDMDGNKEKQSVNISEEGNRKKQQTETETLLSRLHLLDKYEQKLTPADFLKIVPPVKHHHDTSEKDLAHTFLQKLMMLDYRARYIPVRQDSPEVTRDPVLDDLDDFDDFDALFSTSVDYDQTKQFHVHPMDVQMSVFHCSDSFLKQIMITKLSQCQYALPLLVPDPVTMDIECPLWTFRQIAKSWKITQTKGDSNVVTRKSMPICKAETPMVSFLRLGSLSVSKSQLMNTLINDCHSTFFHRNCPVSTKSRHLMDGVAEIAWYCPAGKPNDAFTDCIAFCNLHGDALVIEKQREILMEKSSVNVVLLPTLERGDRSTTVISDLLKSSKPLICLIVDNDCGAVKIKEGKYKMGLKDRSCSDVSEELKGIIGNILSGPHSSFQLETMAEVSGIRVDEDDTVCKKGKSAAMKIVNLLKGMDVLKIKDEFLPCQGKLWHDWCKINKEQYRLKGNIEKKKCKIQQELEGIRREQCAASRSDLIKLFIGSLSSLPSEERKYFLKWIQILLDALSTDDLSSIIQKYDEKWSEILDLMKKHDKSDQLTKKQTQLEEISAELQSATFCLEHIFREIGQIYEAHKSLQNQRKTDWCKYPELAAELMISGHPMELMDGDAGHVPLTWISSLLDEVIMKLGDQRVFVLSVLGVQSSGKSTMLNAMFGLQFAVGAGRCTRGAFMQLVKVSEEMKKDFQFDYVLVVDTEGLRALELAGNTTVHHDNELATFVVGLGNMTLINIYGENPADMSDILQIVVQAFMRMKKVKLSPSCVFVHQNVADISAAEKNMDGKRRLQEKLDQMAKLAAKEEDCDADCFSDVISFDVKEDVKYFAQLWEGSPPMAPPNPGYSESVQELKNFILSKASQSAETTLSQFKSNIKDLWNALMNEHFVFSFRNTQEISVYRKLEVQYGNWTWTLRSNMLMIENQLHTRIEYGKLDKVEISYLHKEMSKTYEEIKKGMKTFFDDDRDKEMLAQWRRRFEIKIKEFHDDQVREVKRKLDVIQQKKACKKMDDKKTEFENKLLQKSKELAHQLKDKTRDEKELEKQFNSVWSSWVTELTGDIKPIEDIKLEEDQSTILQELGIEWSLIHESKTCGRYKKISEIGDYLHYVTPKKSRDLVSQAAKTVLHYLRMSLQYEEQNLIRSFIEDVEQQSLSLIKSKPVATRGYSLTYLQEVAKNVKEKVTKFESKRKYVLKKEFTVDLLLYVFDKTGSWISESHKTFKKNNDALTYVESKKIQHYYIFKSFFKGNSSAVVLGELICEKLKVSTVEAVCNKTTIDLAVEMKCRFPAFNGNRLDLEKHVLKSLAEKEDFDGLINYIYHPRDQTESFIKEEVEKYIFTKHKDKALKILKKNVEDINKLVSRALFTATEKVKTQRGDIDMWLKEFSSLLEDELTFDRISSQNFSDIKHFDFLKDAIEKGLASIIEELSSLSLDKMKEFRLKPDQILIDQLCNCCWVTCPFCAAVCTNTLEDHSPDDHSTPFHRPGAIIGEHYRNTVEMSIDFCTTNVASDGCFYRRHDSEESIPYKLYRTAGPEYANWRITPDESKLPYWKWFVCRFQEQLEDHYTLKFQDRGEIPSEWRKYSKEEAIKSLDEMCE